TTCAACTAACACCGCAGGTTGTTAGGTGTCCGAAATCAAAGTATAACAAATACATTATCAATTACTATGATAGTCGCGGGTCaaagaaaaattctaatattatgTTCATCATaagaatatcctattgacaaatatacgGTAACTATAACCATTAGGAATTCTTAGAGTAAGTCAGTtcaatggttatatctctatatataccatttatatatataatttaataaatgagatatattaatcttcatccaatgaagactattatatatatatattaatctaTCTGAATTACTAATAATGTCCCATTTTTAGTGATTCTATGATTAAgaacaatttaaattaaaagtactCGAAAAACGTATATCTCATTATTACGATCTCTATCGTAATTATTcgtttctaattttaattaaggacactatcataaattataaaaatttattcttataaaaagaaatctataataataataataataataataataataataataataataataataataataataattcatgaTAGTATTTTGTTGGACATGCATACTTATGTCCAACACTAAACTCCCATCGATGTTGGAAATAAGTGAGAAGATTCTCTTAGTCAAGAATACACGTTGTATGTAGGGTCTTGTATGCTTTTTCAATGTAGAGAATTGTCTTTGGGATGAAatatttttctctaaaattaataaatatttttttcatcttatgtatttttttttctctcatctttgctatttttctatgctctttctatatatataacttataatttatattttttattattaatttaacaaATCATAATGTGTCATGAGATATTCTtttattacaattaaaataatttttttaaaaaaattaacaaactccCTCTTTACttctttatctttctcttttttttctctcattctctatCTCTCTACCTATTCTACAAAAAATAAGATTAATAAAATGATATAtcaaataaattcataaaattataaaaaaatatagtaaatttataattaaatataactaaaaataattccataatattattcacataaaaaatattattattatgcacatattttttatttttttaatttagttttaaatttttatcgcTTATCTTTCTAACTATActttcaattttctttcttcaaatatttattacatataatttagaaaaaatactaatattatatttaataattagaatcaagattcaattatttaaaaagaaattaattttgagttaattttataattatcaatataatttcttatattaatacctaattatattttatataaagagagtgtgaaaatatattatttttaaataacaagtataaaaattaattattttttatactataaaCTTAACACCCAATCAAATGTAACAATATACacattaaattcttttaaaGTTTTAGataatgaatgttaaaattaattattagtaaaaaattaaactctttcaaatgaaaataataCCTAAAAAtcttattgtttaatttttttatctacgAAGATCATGATCTTCTTACTCGATGAAAACTTTTGTCTCCTACATAcgatttttttgtaaaattaatttgattttatgaattttttgttcTATAATCTATAATATCAAATCAAAActaacataattttaaaaaatttatatttctataatattattacgagtaaaaatactatatatatatatatatatatatatatatatatatataaaagttgaAACAACATGAATTAGCAAAATCAACATCATTGTCTTCACGGGTCTAAAAATTGAACATACTATATTTATAGGATTTTAATTCCAGAAGAACCACACCAATTTTTTCGTTGACTTTAATAAGGAAATATTACCTTTTTTCCATTCCTAATATAGAATTTTATGCATGATTAAAAAGTGTTCCGTGTTTATCTATGGCTTTATCACAAATTTGGCTTGTGGTCTTACCGTCTTTTGCTGTCACCATTCATAGTCCCACCATATTTATTACCAAATGATGTGTTCAATATATTTGTAAGAACTTTTCGATATTCTGCAAATTAGTTCTTCCCATCTCGCTAAGGTATTGGCTTTACTTTAGCGAGATTGGTATCGAAAACCAAAACCTTTTTGCCATAAATCAATAAAATAACATTATGGCAAAGGTTTACAACTTATTCCTTTCATTGTGTTTGGTCGTCGTAATACCATCCTTGCAAGCCAATATCTTAGAGAATACTACAAATGTAGATCAACATATCAAAATGGTTGATAATAAATACTGGAAGGAAAGGGCTGCTATTGCTAGAAAGATGAGCGAAGAAGCATATTTTCCTAACCCACATGAACTTTctagaaacttttcttctaccATTGCTGAGTGCGTATTCTCAAGCTATTACATATTCAATTTATAAGGACAATTTCTTTTCACAAAGCAAAATTCAATTCCATATCTTTAGGCACCATCGAATTATTTCGGAGTCATATTATTAACATTTTCTACACATGTTCATTTGTTCATCATTGttattatcttttaattttttatcatttttcttttgcaaGTGAAATATAACATTGATTCGATTATATATGGTAATTAATATCTATAACATGATAAATAAActtttgtctattttatttttgtgaaaaactAGACATGTGGCTGGTAGCAGGCATGCAAGAAGGAACTTGAATGGTCAAAGGGCAGGAGTTGCATGTGAGGCAACCAATAACATTGACAGATGTTGGAGGTGTGACCCCAATTGGGCAGATAATCGCCAAAAACTTGTAAATTGTGTTCAAGGTTTTGGAAGAAATACTACTGGAGGAAAGGGAGGTCCAATCTACATTGTTACTAGTCCTGCTGACAATGACATGGTTAATCCAAAACCCGGTACCCTTCGCCATGCAGTCACAAGAGATGGACCTTTGTGGATTATCTTTGCTCATAGCATGAATATTAGACTCAACCAAGAGCTCATGGTTTCTAGTAACAAGACTATTGATGGAAGAGGAGTTGATATCTACATTACTAAGGGTGCAGGCATCACTCTCCAATACGTCAATAATGTCATCATCCATGGAATCAAGATTCATGACATTGTTCCCGGTACCGGTGGACTTATTAGGGATTCTGAGAGCCATTTTGGGTTTAGGACACGCAGTGATGGTGATGGAATCTCCATCTTTGGTGCCAGCAATATTTGGATTGACCATGTTTCCATGAGGAAATGCTCCGATGGACTTATTGACGCCATTATGGGATCTACGGCCATTACCATCTCTAATAGTCATTTCACGGATCATAATGACGTAAGTAATTACTTTCAAGtgtttaacatttttttatgttaattatttttctaagagcattttttatatatttcaaTGGTTTTATATACTTTATTTAATCGttcttattttaaaatcattataaaatattaaatacgttttataaattttatgcatttttaatgtatttttataaCTACCATGGTATTGTATTAtgtcttcttttcctttttaatttataatttaaaaataaacacaATTATATACTTCTTTTGATACCTATAAAATATCCTTAAATGACAATCATCCTAAAATAAAGAATTATGTGTCTTTTCTTTACTTATTTCACTGATTTTGTTTGTGTTGTAGGTGATGCTCTTTGGTGCTAATGACGAACACACAATTGATAAGGTGATGCAAATCACCCTGGTTTTTAACCACTTTGGTAAAAGGTTAATCCAAAGGATGCCAAGGTGCAGATTCGGATTTGTGCATGTTGTCAATAATGATTATACTCATTGGGAAATGTATGCCATTGGTGGTAGCAGTCATCCAACAATTATTAGTGAAGGCAATCGGTTTGTGGCTCCTGATAACAACAATGCTAAAGAGGTATGCATATACACATGCACTTATACACAGTTTCATgcttagaaaaaaatatatcactTGCAAATTTGTGCATgcatttgtattatttttactCATAGTTtcttgattttatgcatttatcTTTGTTCCTTACTCAACCATACATATTTAGCTTTTACTGCATTATGTTTTTCTCTTGATTTCATCCTCCTCATATATGTAGGATATTTAGTTAAGGAcctcaaaataatattttgtaatataCTACATGCGTTTTTTAATCAACAAAATAAGGATTGgaatagaaatttttttttttttgtctttaacAAAGATTATAATATTCTgacaaaatgtgattttttttttggataattGGTGAAGGTCACAAAGAGAGTAACCACTGGAGATTGGAAATCATGGCAATGGAGATCGATCAATGATGAGTTTGAGAATGGAGCATTTTTCGTACAATCTGGACCAGAAATGATAACCAAACCATTCTCAAGCAAGGACATGATTACAGCAAAGCCTGGTTCATATGTGCAAAGACTTACTTCTTTTGCTGGCTCCCTTAAATGTAGAGTTGGTCAACCTTGCTAGAGAAATCGTCTCTATTTTTGCATACAAAATTCTCTCATTGATGCATGCCCAAATTGAGCAttagcaaaagaaagaaaagagaaagaggaagGGAGTGGATGGATGCATGCATTATGATATCCTATACAATGCGTAAtattttttcttgttcattGTCATAGGATTAAAACGATTTTGGAAGAATGTTGAAAGTAATTGTAGAATTCTTTTAATTCTTTGATACTTTGATAATGAAATATATCGTTCAAGtcaatttgattatttttttttctttttgaataaTATGCAAAAGggtaaaatatactttttttttttttttaacaatacaACTTCTAGCAAATTATGATTATACTAGAAGCTAAGTgttactaatttatttttttaatctttaacTAACTTTTTGATTCGTTGTTAACCCGTAGTTATTTAGTAGAAGAATTTGTTTGAAAGTGATTGATTTGTTAATCAAAAagacatatataaataaaatcacaaataataacagataaaGCAGTTATAGATAACCACACTTAAGCATTCTTCATCATATTAATTAGCAATACTTAGTTATAATGCCTCTAGAAGTAACTAACTATTAACTATTTATATACACATATGTATGACGTCCTCTAATTTTTCTAGACTACAAAAGCAAGAGAATAATACTCTAGATCTTAAAAAACTTGAACCAAGTCGACGCcatcaaaatacaaaatatcATCCATCGCTCATCTACACGATCATACATCATTACTAGATCACCGGTGCTCCATCTTAAGGGGAGAAAAAGGGTAAGAACTTGCAGGTTCTTAGTAAAGTTAGGGGTTCTTAATTAAGTTTATTAAGgttttgttgtttactagaaaAATGGTGTATAAACAGGAAATATAGAAAATAGTAAAATACAGAAAGCAATATGCAAACAAAAAATACAGAAATATCACACAAACAAGAATACAAAAAGCATACACATACACACAGAATATATGTATAACAGAAAAATATGCATAAATAAATATGATGTATGTCTGTATTATGCATGTCATGAACTTATATGTCAGTTTACATTCTGCAACTCTACATTATCTAAGAACCAGTTTTCGATATAGTTTTCCTTTGTGTACTGTTCGTGCATATGTGTCGATGTGGTAAAAAGCACCACTAGTTCGTGACAACCGACAATCGTCACAAAACTTGATACCATAATATATGCATAGAGAGAAATAGCAATCCTACAATTTGTGGGCATCCCCAAGATCAATACTCAAAGAGTTCATGGGGAATAGAACTTTCCTCTTTGGTACGTGAATATTTAATCATTTGATTCTCATCTCAAGCCTCTTCCTAAAgtgttttataaaaaaattcctAGAAGTTAAGTTACTAAATATTCTTTctacattttttattataattactGTTATATTCTTAAGTTTTTATATTACTTGTCTCACTTTATACTTAAAACCCTTTTATATCTTTTAGCTTTTAATTATCCTTTAACCTTTAAGTTTTACACTCAGCTTTAGaattttagttatttataatttagtCCAAAaaccttaattaattatatttaacttATCAACAATTTAACTTATTTACAGTAGCTCTTCAATACTCTAAGTTAATTACATTTTAGCTTTTTAACTCTAATAAACTATACCCTTtctcttaattatttttaaaattttatttttaattttaggataaagtacgattttggtctcTAACGTAGAggtcgaaaatttattttatctttgatCTTTTTTTCGTTACAAAATAGTTCcaaaaatttcaatttgttttaaaattgtctttttttaccaaatttttatttttattactaaattacccctaactaaaaaaattataaaataaaataaaattaaattaaattaaaagaaaaaaaagaaagaaagggacgAGGGGGAGAAAGAGAATGGGGGTACTGTTTCCAGGGGGAAGGAGAAAGGGGGGAGGGGGAAGAGGGATCGGAGAAGGGGAAAGGTCACTGCTCTACGTCACCGCAGCCGCTCCACGCCGCCTCcgcttctcctttcttcttctacacATACACTAACGGCAAGAGaggagagaggagagagcagaaggagagagaaagagaagagatGAACGAAGCCCTTCACAGTACCGCTGACCACCACAGCGCCCTCCTCGTGGCGATTTGTAGCCCGCCAACACTGCATCGTTCACCGCCGCAACCCTTCCTCCCCCATCACTGTCGCAACCCTTCCtctttgtttcaattttttattctttttttctttattttttcatatttaaaggattccattgttgttgttgttgatgtgCTTCTGTTTATTCCTTTTATTCCATTGTTGTTATTGATGCTTTGGTTGCTTCTGTTTCTGTCTGCTTCTGTTTTTGCTTCTACTTTTGGTTTTGTTTCTGTTGTCGTTCTAATTCCATTAtccattgttattgttgttgttattttgCTTATTGTTGTTTGATTGTTGTTATTCTGCTTCTGGTTTTTGCTTTTGCCTGCTTCTATTTCTGCGTTTGcgcttctgcttctgcttctggttaatgttgaggaagaagagaggagagaggGGTATTTTCTTCtgaaggacgattttaaaactaaatcAAACCTCTGGGACCATTTTGTAGAAAAAAATATACTAGGGACGAAATGAATTTTCAACCTCTACATTAgagaccaaaatcgtacttaacccttatttttattattcactGAGCATGGTGATTAGTGCCCACAATAATTGGCACCGAGCGCCTTTGAGATGTGAAAAAAGATTTAGAgaaaaggacaaataggtccctgAATTTTTGTCCCACGGACATTTTCATCTCTGAccattgaaaaatatttttaagttccTGACCTTCACAAAACTTGGACGGATCAGTCCTTCCGTCCAAATGCCTCCGTCGGTCCCAACGGAAAAtacttgtcacgcgtacgcgtgagtcacgcgtacgcgtcgcttggcAAACTTCCCtctcacgcgtatgcgtggattaCGCATACGCGTCGCCATGAATTTAACAAATACTGGTtctatcatgaattctccactttgcatgttttttttttttcatttctttcaaGCTATTCTTGCCTTCAAAACTTTAAATCACTCAAACAGACATATCATGGCGTCGAAtgggaaaaaagtaaattaaatttagccaTTTAGGGTGTGTTTGGCTTAGCGTTTGAAGCATCAAACGTAGGTTTAGTTTTTCTTTGAAAGTTTCACTTTTTAGTTTGcctattttttcttcttttgaacGTAAACATGATTATACTCTTCAACCTAAGTTTAGTCAAAGTAAAAAATGATAGTTTTTGCATTTACATTTTCACGTtagattgaaatttattttctatctcCCAATTTTATACTTCATTGTTTATatgattaattttgtttttttttataatattttttctttaatactCTCTCAtggatattattattcttaatttttttgtttatatacattttttacctattatttttttgtataaaataataatagtaaaattataacgtattaaaaaagagtactaaaagtactaaaaatatctatataaaaatatcataaaaaattttagatttatttcCATCATTGTcaagataaatatttaatttttattatttttagtactctCTTTTATGATTGTAATTCTCGTGTACTATAttttagtgtaatttttttataatataaattataatctcattaaaaaaggcaaattaaataaaaatttaatcatagataataatataatcataAATGTTGGATTCCAAAATAATGTTATTGAACAAGAGTACGATGTAAAAGAATACTAAATTAACATTTTGATGTACAATACAAGGCTACAATGATGAAAAAAAACGACAAAAAATGTTACTAACAGTGACTTTTAATTTTGAGAGCAGTTTTATCATTATAACTTTCTTTAATCATGTAGAGGCTGTATCATTCTTACTTTTTTCCCATTTGATGTTTGTTTTAGTGATTTAAAGTTTTGAAGGTAAGAATAGTttgaaaaaaatggaaaaaaagtATGCAAAATAGaaaattcatgaagaaatgagaaTTTGTTGAATTCATGGCGATGCGTACAAGTTTTCAGACGACGCGTCACGAGTACGCATGATAAGTATTACGGGAGCTATATCAGTCTTTTTTGTTGGGTCTGATGGAGACATTTGAACGGAGGAATTGATCCatctaaattttataaaagtcaaaaacttaaaagtattttttaatgGTCAAAGACGATAATATCTATAAGACAAAAAATCAAAagcatatttatcttttttttcaaaaatttaacaCATTACAGGCATCTAACATCAACTTTTTAGCACCAAGCGTCTTTGGAGGCTTAATTAATGGACGCCTAGCGCCCAAAATACATGGCTAGCGCCCAACTCCATTACTTGTTAATGGTTattatatatactatatatcatatatattcttatcttatgttatgtgtatatatatctatatatatgttgatGATTGTTGTAAAAGagtggctaattttttttgttataaaagtAGGAATGATGATATactttaatattataatttttggtgttttttaaaattgtggaAAGTATACAAATTAGAGGGTCCGATTTCATTGCAAAGAGAGAGGGGGCACAAATCGGATCCAGAATTTTCTGAAATCGGACCCAGGGTTTTCTGCtagtacacaaatcggacccaAGGTTTTCTGCTAGTACACAAATAGGACCCAGGATTTTCTGAAATCGGACCCAAGATTTTCTGCtagtacacaaatcggacccaGAGTTTTCTGAAATCGGACCCAGAATTTTCTATCGGTACACAAATCAGACCCAGGATTTTCAGTACctcaaatcggacggtccgatttctcTTGGACAACAATCATACGTCGGTGAATCACCATACACCCCCATAACTCAGATATACACCATTCCTTtcattatattaaaaataaaaagttctaGGGTGACATcattttgattatatatatatatatatatatatatatatatatatatatatataaaattggACGCCGGATGCCTTCACCCTAGAAAATACCCATTTTTTGCATAGACGCTGGGCGCCTTCTCTATAGCGCTATTGGCGCAAGCATCCCAATCATATATACACATCAATTTTAAGTAAGGTTTCAAAAATCGAACAAATCAATAAATTAGTAgagtaattaatttaataatttaaaattttaatcgaaatttaaccaatttaattaaatatatgataaaattataacaaaattaatatataattttaaatatttgaatctaataattttttagttgataaattttaaattttacaattttttataatttattattaaaaatttacaaataatcaacaaaatatatataaaaaaaatatagcatAAACAAAAATTCTAGCATAAACATAATGCAGCAGAATCAAACTATAAACatctcaaaattaaaaaaatttcagcAGTTCAACACAATACAATAAAACATGCACTATAGGAccatcaacaattcaaaataagaaaatcaataaCTAAAGTCACCAATTTAAAATCAGAAAAAATTAGCATAAACAACTCAATGTAGAATTgtggtaatatttttttaatcaataacatcaaaacaacaattcaccaaAATAACAAATACAACAGATtggatttaaaaatcaatttcaacagaattaataaattaaacaattgaATGTATAACTCATCAACGACAGAATTCatcaaattttagaatcatcaataatatctcaaaattcaaaaaaattcagaAGCATCAATAATTTTAGAATCATCAAATAAAATTCCCAAAAATTAATATCTCAATACTCAGAATCATCAACaatacatcatatgcatatttaaaataaattttaaatttaagagGAATAGAGTCATAGAGTCAGAGAGAGTTAGTTAGAGACTTGAGACCTGAAggttgaaaatttgaaaaatttagcCATGAAGATAAATTGCGAGACACCACACGTAAAAGAGAAACAGAGAAGCAGAAACGACGCCGGCGAAGAAGGGAGAAGCAGAAACGACGCAAGGGAGGAAGGGAGAAGCTGCGACGACCAACGACGAGAAGCAGTAAAGCGGCGACGACGACCCACGGCGAGGAGCAGTGAAGCAGCAACAGAGAGACAAAGAGGGCGACAGAGGAAGAGAAGGGTTCGGCGATGACAAACAATGCGGAACTGTGGGGGCTGTGGTGGCTACGGATTGAGTGATTGTAGGTGGCTAGAgttcttcatcttctttcaatctcaaactttctttaatttcaaagAAGAGATGCCGCTAGGGGTGGGAGTGGGAGTGGGAGTAGAAGTGAGAGTGGGAGTGGGAGTGGAAGTGGGTTGGGTAGCcatttaggttttttttttaataaagtatAGAACGGCGCAGTTTGGATAGGTATTCGAACcggaaatttttaaaaaaattggccGGTTTTACCAATTAACTATCGATTCGACCTGTTTTTTTCTAGGCAATTTATGAGGTTAACAGAACTGGCTTGGTGATTGTTTTCGATTAACTCGGTTGAACTTGTCGGTCTAGTTCGATTTTcaaattgttattgttattattatacaGATTATTGtttgattgttgttattttACTTCTGTTTTTTACTTTTGTCTGCTTCTATTTCTGTGTTTAcgcttctgcttctgcttctggTTAATGTTAATGAAGAAGAGAGgaggaaaaaagaagaaagagaggaaCATTTTCGTAACaattttaaactaaattaaatttttgggACCATTTTATCgcgaaaaaaaattgaaaataaaataaattttttacctttaaattaaaaaccaaaatcgtacttaacccatAATTTTATTATTCACAGAGCAAGGCGCTTACTGCCCACAGTTGACACCGAGCGTCTTTGAAACGTGAAAAAAAGATTTAACACGTTACAGACGTTTAACGTCAACTTTTAGCACCTAACGTCTTTAGAAGCTTCAAAATACATGGCTGTCGCCCAACTCCATTACTTGTTAATGGTTATTATATATACTTTAGGAAAATTATCCCATGTACCAATCAAAAAGAGAGGAACATGGTATGGTAGGTACGAACAAGTTGCCGAGCTTATTGTTGTCGTGTAGTGAAGTAcgaaatttcaaaaaaatcttcgAGTTTGATAGTGAATTGACGTAAATGACCAAGAACAAGGATTGATAGCTAATTGGTTTCTGAAGTTCATAAAAACCAGTTGTAGCGCCAGGTCGTTGGAACCAGATTAAATCAATTAGGCTGATATTGTGTCTTGGCGAAGTAGTGAATTGGCGGAGTGGTGTCAGAAGCGAAAAAACAATGGTGAGGGGGGACATACTGTTGTGGTGGTTGATGATTGAATCTTCATCGTCAAAGGTGGGGTGGGTTTAGAGTTAGTTGGGCCATCTGGAGGTGGGAAAAATGGCATCATGTAGCCGAACCGCACCGGATATTGACAATGCATGGTGAGGAAGGCTCCTTCGATGGCATCGGCGAAGATGGTGATGTTGATGGTTATGCTCTGGTATGAATGATGTTTAATAATTTGCATGTTTTCATTGTTTCAATTACTATTTCTAATTTAGATGAACATACACAAGTGTGgtaatttttttcctttaatcTGGGCAGCAAGGATCACTGGACATTGGAATAGAAGCGGAAGAGTTTGACGGGGAATCATACGATGAATGCGAAGATAAGGGTAAAGTCCCCTGTGAACCATTAATGTATAGTACTGCTGAGATATTGGAGATGGAGTTCGACAATTCCATTATTACCTCATCAATCTCATCACTTTAGAAACTCTAACtttataaatgaatataaaCAACATTTGTGCCTACAGTACGGGCACACTTCATATGCTTATTGcttcttttctttaattttaatctcTTTAGCTTCCGTTTATGCGTATGCCACCACTGCCATCCTTTTTGCCACTTAAAATCATTCTACCTTTATGCTACAAACTTCCATTAATGTCACTGCACAATACTATATGGGACTGTATCGGGCAATTTCCTTCAGGAATAATCATAAGTCATAGCCACAAGCCCACAACCAGCCCCAACATTCgctacaaaaaaaaataacgtCCCACAAACTTTTATAACTAAACTAGTGTATATTCTGTTGCCCTACGCAAAACATTATACAAAATAAGtaagaaataattttattttagtttactCTTTAATTcgtattatttaaatttaatttaatacatATGATTTAATATGATTTAATgtgatttaattattagttaaaaatattttagttatctattttatttgtaaatttattattttaataactaataaattaatc
The genomic region above belongs to Arachis stenosperma cultivar V10309 chromosome 5, arast.V10309.gnm1.PFL2, whole genome shotgun sequence and contains:
- the LOC130983229 gene encoding probable pectate lyase 3, whose amino-acid sequence is MAKVYNLFLSLCLVVVIPSLQANILENTTNVDQHIKMVDNKYWKERAAIARKMSEEAYFPNPHELSRNFSSTIAEHVAGSRHARRNLNGQRAGVACEATNNIDRCWRCDPNWADNRQKLVNCVQGFGRNTTGGKGGPIYIVTSPADNDMVNPKPGTLRHAVTRDGPLWIIFAHSMNIRLNQELMVSSNKTIDGRGVDIYITKGAGITLQYVNNVIIHGIKIHDIVPGTGGLIRDSESHFGFRTRSDGDGISIFGASNIWIDHVSMRKCSDGLIDAIMGSTAITISNSHFTDHNDVMLFGANDEHTIDKVMQITLVFNHFGKRLIQRMPRCRFGFVHVVNNDYTHWEMYAIGGSSHPTIISEGNRFVAPDNNNAKEVTKRVTTGDWKSWQWRSINDEFENGAFFVQSGPEMITKPFSSKDMITAKPGSYVQRLTSFAGSLKCRVGQPC